The Pirellulimonas nuda genome includes a region encoding these proteins:
- a CDS encoding class I SAM-dependent DNA methyltransferase, with product MQADAFIERWAPSGGSERANYQSFLNELCDLLGVPHPDPAKAENQQNAYVFERAVTFDNRDGTQSTGFVDLYKRGAFVCETKQGVEAGQQGQLLSERQQKAQAKRKSGHGLRGTSAYENAMQRAVGQAERYARSLPPDEGRPPFLLVVDVGHSLRLYSEFSQTGGAYVPFPDPRSHTIKLADLEQEEVRERLRLVWTDPLALDPARQSAKVTRAIADKLAKLAKSLEAAGHDPQDVAHFLMRCLFTMFAEDVELLPKHAFRDLLRGLESPKHFRPVVEELWRTMDRGGFSTLLRKDLLYFNGGLFHAPTAIDVTRDELDLLIEGAEQDWRDVEPAIFGTLLERALDPVERHKLGAHYTPRAYVERLVVPTVVEPLRDEWAAARAAAMTLEAEGDTAGAVAELRRYHDRLCEVRVLDPACGSGNFLYVTLEHLKRIEGEVIAALEALGQTQTMLEGGHTVDPHQLLGIEINPRAAAIAELVLWIGYLQWHFRTRGKVDPPQPVIQNFKNIECRDAVLDWSSREIVLDDAGKPVTIWDGRTTKPHPVTGLEVPDESARLPMYRYLNPKKAEWPEADFVVGNPPFIGASKMRHDLGDGYVDAIRSTYDELPESCDYVMYWWHKAAVSLRNHESVRFGFITTNSIRQTFNRRVLQLHLETDAKCELAFVIPDHPWVDSTDGAAVRIGMTVAGKPAGKGILVRVVSESSRADGSSAIELEQTEGFISAALRIGARIDQTAPLKANHSISNTGVKLHGSGFLVTREKASELGLGSVSELEWRIREYRHGRDLSQVSRNLLVIDLHELSQEAVRDRFPAVYQHVVDNVKPERDQNNEKYRRENWWLFGRKNTELRNSLRGLERFIATPETAKHRYFVFLDGRILPDNMLINVGLDDAYALGVLSSRPHTTWSLASGGRMGVGNDPRYNKTRCFETFPFPEAIDAQKSRIRELGEQLDAHRKRQQAAHPSLTMTGMYNVLEKLRSGETLNPKERTIHEQGLVAVLKQNHDDLDAAVAEAYGWPVDLSDEEILERLVALNHERAEEERRGLVRWLRPEFQNPSGESQQGMAVGEDAAAPKRGSAAAGAAKLKKLAWPKTLSEQAAAVGQALGTLSGPATAADVSKRFTRANKERVAELLETLAALGRARRLEDGRYAA from the coding sequence ATGCAAGCAGACGCGTTTATCGAGCGCTGGGCGCCCTCGGGCGGCTCTGAACGCGCCAACTACCAGAGCTTCCTCAACGAGCTGTGCGACCTGCTGGGAGTCCCCCACCCCGACCCGGCAAAAGCCGAGAACCAGCAGAACGCCTACGTCTTCGAGCGCGCCGTCACGTTCGACAACCGCGACGGCACGCAGAGCACCGGCTTTGTCGACCTGTACAAGCGCGGTGCGTTTGTCTGTGAGACCAAGCAGGGGGTCGAAGCCGGGCAGCAGGGGCAGTTGCTCTCCGAGCGCCAGCAGAAGGCGCAGGCGAAACGCAAGAGCGGCCACGGCCTACGCGGCACAAGCGCCTACGAGAACGCCATGCAGCGGGCCGTCGGCCAAGCAGAACGCTACGCCCGCAGCCTGCCGCCGGACGAGGGCCGGCCCCCGTTCTTGCTGGTTGTGGATGTCGGCCACTCGCTGCGGCTGTACAGCGAGTTCAGCCAGACCGGCGGCGCGTACGTGCCGTTCCCCGACCCGCGTTCGCACACCATCAAGCTGGCGGACCTCGAACAGGAAGAAGTCCGTGAGCGGCTGCGGCTGGTCTGGACCGACCCGCTGGCGCTCGACCCCGCGCGGCAGAGCGCCAAGGTCACCCGCGCCATCGCGGACAAGCTGGCCAAGCTCGCCAAGAGCCTGGAAGCGGCCGGGCACGACCCGCAGGACGTGGCCCACTTCTTGATGCGGTGCTTGTTCACGATGTTCGCCGAGGACGTTGAGCTGCTCCCCAAGCACGCCTTCCGCGACCTGCTGCGGGGGCTCGAATCGCCCAAGCACTTTAGGCCCGTGGTCGAAGAGCTGTGGCGCACCATGGACCGCGGCGGGTTCAGCACCCTGCTGCGCAAGGACCTGCTGTACTTCAACGGCGGCCTGTTCCACGCCCCCACCGCGATCGACGTCACCCGCGACGAGCTCGATCTGCTGATCGAGGGCGCCGAGCAAGACTGGCGCGATGTCGAACCGGCCATCTTCGGCACGCTGCTCGAACGGGCTCTCGACCCGGTAGAACGGCACAAGCTGGGCGCCCACTACACGCCGCGTGCGTACGTCGAGCGGCTGGTGGTGCCGACCGTCGTCGAGCCGCTCCGCGACGAGTGGGCCGCCGCGCGGGCCGCGGCGATGACGCTGGAAGCCGAGGGGGACACGGCCGGGGCGGTCGCCGAGCTGCGTCGTTACCACGACCGGCTGTGCGAGGTCCGCGTGCTCGACCCCGCGTGCGGCAGCGGCAACTTTTTGTACGTGACGCTGGAGCACCTCAAGCGGATCGAAGGGGAAGTGATCGCGGCCCTTGAAGCGTTGGGGCAGACGCAAACGATGCTCGAAGGGGGGCACACGGTCGATCCGCACCAACTGCTGGGGATCGAGATCAACCCCCGCGCCGCGGCCATTGCGGAACTGGTGCTGTGGATCGGCTACTTGCAGTGGCACTTCCGCACGCGGGGCAAGGTCGACCCGCCGCAGCCGGTGATCCAGAACTTCAAGAACATCGAGTGCCGCGACGCGGTGCTCGACTGGAGCAGCCGCGAGATTGTGCTGGACGACGCCGGCAAGCCGGTGACGATCTGGGACGGCCGGACCACCAAGCCCCACCCGGTGACAGGGCTCGAAGTGCCAGACGAGTCGGCCCGGCTGCCGATGTACCGCTACTTGAACCCGAAGAAGGCAGAGTGGCCGGAGGCGGATTTTGTGGTGGGAAACCCGCCGTTTATTGGCGCAAGCAAGATGCGTCACGACTTGGGAGATGGTTACGTTGACGCGATCCGTTCGACCTACGACGAGTTACCGGAGTCCTGCGACTACGTAATGTACTGGTGGCATAAGGCGGCCGTCTCACTTCGGAATCACGAATCTGTTCGATTCGGATTCATTACGACGAATAGCATACGCCAGACTTTCAACCGCCGGGTGCTTCAACTCCATCTAGAAACCGATGCTAAGTGTGAGTTGGCGTTTGTCATCCCGGACCATCCTTGGGTTGACTCCACGGATGGTGCTGCCGTGCGAATCGGGATGACAGTCGCAGGGAAACCCGCAGGCAAAGGTATCCTCGTTCGCGTCGTCTCGGAATCATCGCGCGCAGATGGCTCTAGCGCGATCGAACTCGAACAGACTGAGGGATTCATTTCCGCCGCATTGCGAATAGGAGCTCGCATCGATCAGACTGCTCCTTTGAAGGCCAATCACTCCATTAGCAATACAGGCGTCAAGCTTCATGGATCGGGCTTCCTCGTAACCCGCGAGAAGGCATCGGAACTTGGATTGGGCAGCGTTTCGGAACTGGAATGGCGAATTCGCGAGTACCGCCATGGTCGTGATCTTTCTCAGGTGTCGCGAAATCTGCTCGTCATAGATCTTCATGAGCTGTCGCAAGAAGCAGTGAGGGACCGTTTCCCAGCCGTTTATCAGCATGTCGTTGACAACGTGAAGCCGGAGCGCGACCAGAACAACGAAAAGTACAGGCGAGAAAACTGGTGGCTCTTTGGTCGGAAGAACACTGAACTGCGCAACTCGCTCCGCGGCCTGGAGCGTTTTATCGCGACTCCAGAGACGGCCAAGCATCGATACTTCGTCTTTCTTGACGGCCGCATTCTTCCGGACAATATGCTAATCAATGTGGGATTGGACGACGCCTATGCGTTGGGTGTCCTTTCATCGCGTCCGCATACTACCTGGTCGCTAGCTTCAGGAGGTCGGATGGGCGTTGGAAATGATCCACGCTACAACAAGACGCGCTGCTTTGAGACCTTTCCCTTCCCCGAGGCGATCGACGCTCAAAAATCGCGCATCCGCGAGCTCGGCGAGCAGCTCGACGCGCACCGCAAACGCCAGCAGGCCGCGCACCCCTCGCTGACGATGACCGGCATGTACAACGTGCTAGAGAAGCTCCGCAGCGGCGAGACGCTCAACCCCAAGGAACGCACCATCCACGAGCAGGGGCTGGTCGCGGTGCTCAAGCAAAACCACGACGACCTGGACGCCGCGGTGGCCGAGGCGTACGGCTGGCCGGTCGACCTGTCCGACGAAGAGATCTTGGAGCGGCTGGTGGCGCTCAACCACGAGCGGGCCGAGGAAGAACGCCGCGGGCTGGTGCGGTGGCTACGCCCCGAGTTTCAGAACCCCAGCGGCGAGTCGCAGCAGGGGATGGCGGTTGGGGAGGATGCGGCCGCGCCGAAACGTGGGTCGGCGGCTGCTGGGGCTGCGAAGCTCAAGAAGCTCGCCTGGCCCAAGACGCTCAGCGAGCAGGCCGCCGCGGTGGGGCAGGCGCTGGGGACGCTGTCGGGCCCGGCGACCGCGGCCGACGTGTCGAAACGGTTCACCCGCGCCAACAAAGAGCGCGTCGCGGAGCTGCTAGAGACCCTCGCCGCGCTGGGCCGAGCCCGCCGCCTCGAAGACGGCCGCTACGCGGCGTAG
- the hisF gene encoding imidazole glycerol phosphate synthase subunit HisF, which yields MLAKRVIPCLDVDRGRVVKGTNFVNLVDAGDPVQVAQRYEAEGADELVFLDITASHESRDITADMVRRVAEQVFMPLTVGGGIRTLEDARRLIQAGAEKVSLNSSAVRTPELVTQISRAFGSCATVVNIDPKRVRENGVERWEVFISGGRIPTGLEAVAWAREAERLGAGEIVLTCMDADGTKDGYDLEITRAVAEAVGIPVVASGGAGRPEHLADAILIGKADAALAASIFHFGEYTIAETKRVMAGRGVPVRMVV from the coding sequence ATGCTCGCCAAACGCGTCATCCCCTGCCTCGACGTCGACCGCGGCCGCGTGGTCAAGGGAACCAACTTCGTCAACCTGGTCGACGCGGGCGACCCGGTGCAGGTGGCCCAGCGGTACGAGGCCGAGGGCGCCGACGAGCTGGTGTTCCTCGACATCACCGCCAGCCACGAGAGCCGCGACATCACCGCAGACATGGTCCGCCGCGTCGCCGAGCAGGTGTTCATGCCGCTCACCGTCGGGGGCGGCATCCGCACGCTCGAAGACGCCCGCCGGCTGATCCAGGCGGGCGCCGAGAAGGTCAGCCTCAACTCGTCCGCCGTGCGCACGCCGGAGCTGGTCACCCAGATCAGCCGAGCCTTCGGCTCCTGCGCCACCGTCGTGAACATCGACCCCAAACGGGTCCGCGAGAACGGCGTTGAGCGCTGGGAGGTCTTCATCAGCGGCGGTCGTATCCCCACGGGCCTCGAGGCGGTCGCCTGGGCGCGCGAGGCAGAGCGGCTCGGCGCCGGGGAGATCGTGCTGACTTGCATGGACGCCGACGGCACCAAGGACGGGTACGACCTGGAGATCACCCGCGCCGTCGCCGAGGCGGTCGGCATCCCCGTGGTCGCCAGCGGCGGCGCGGGGCGCCCGGAGCACCTGGCAGACGCGATCCTGATCGGCAAGGCCGACGCCGCCCTGGCGGCCAGCATCTTCCACTTCGGCGAGTACACCATCGCCGAGACCAAACGCGTCATGGCCGGGCGCGGCGTGCCGGTGCGGATGGTCGTCTGA